Part of the Aquimarina sp. MAR_2010_214 genome is shown below.
TTTTTGCTGTAATGCATCAGGAAAACCCTCTAAATTCTTATGACTATTTGGATGCAAGTCATTTTTCTGATGTTCATTTAATTATTAATTCTTTTCCTCTGGAAGGTGTCTCGGTATATGAGCATTTTTTGAAACCCAATAAAATCAACCCTAAAAAGATATCTGCTATTCCATTTACCGAAATTACCTTATCAATGATCGAGGCTAATATGGGCATCATGTGTGTACCAAAATGGCAGTTAAAATCATTTAAACTATCAAATGATATTATTTTTAAACGAATTAGTAAGAACGGACTAAAAAGAAATCATTATTTAGTCGTTAAGGCATTAAACAGAAATAAAAAATATATTCACGATTTTATTTCAAATTTTGAAGAGGATTTTTTAAAATCATAGTGAATATATGATCTATTGACATCTTATAAATACAAATGAATTATGAAAAATGAGCAAGATTTATCAAACCATTTTCCAAAAAAACTAGTGCTGGATTTTTTTGACAGGGTTTGGAGTGCACCTCATGAATTAGATGCAATTGATGAACTAATGACAGAAGACTATACCATTACCACAGCAGGAAAAAAAATAACAGGAAGAAAAGAATTTAAAAAATGGGTAGGTGAATTTCAGAAACAACTTCTTGACGCAAAAACAGAAAATATAGAACTATTCTACAACGAAAAAAAAGATAAAATTGTTTCAAGATGGAAATGCTCTGGAAAAAATAATGGCCTTTTTGGAGTAGAGCCAGATAACCGATTTGTATTTTTTACCGGAATAGCTATTTGGTTTATAAAAGAAGATAGGCTTTCTGAGTGTTGGGTAGAACGAAGTGCCTACGAATTGTATCAAGACCTTATTTCAGGAAAAAGAGAAAATGACTTTGTATAATTGAAAACAGAAAACTTTTTAAATTATTTCTTTTTAAGCTATTCTTATATTCAAAACTTTAGATGCCGATTACCATAAAATGTCTAATTTTTCTCTTTTTGTATATTATCTATATATCATCAAACTCATAAACGCCCTATAAACGTATTACCTATAATAGTTTTATAAACTTCATTGCGAAGTGTTCTACTAATTTTAATTTTATGATCTCCGACATAAATTAAATTCCCTTCAAGTTTTTTGATATGACTTAACCCTACTAAATAATACCGATGTACTCTTATAAATTTTTCTTTTGGTAGTTCTTCTTCTATATGCTTTAAAGAAACAAGTGTTAGGTATTTATCGTGAATAGTATGGATTTGAATGTAATCTTTGGCTGTTTCTATAAAAGTGATATCATCAACAAAAACTTTGGTAATCATTCCATTACATTTAATGAAAATGTGATTTTTAGCAACGTTATTTTTCTCTTTTTTATCATCAACAACTACTATTTTATTGACAGCTTTAAGAAATCTACTATAAGAAAAAGGTTTTAATAAAAAATCAATAACATCCAGTTCAAAACCATCCAATGCAAATTCACGATGAGCAGTTGTAAATATGACTTGGGGAGGGTTCTGAAATGATTTTATAAGCTCTACCCCTGTCATGTCTGGCATCTGTATATCTAAAAACAGAATATCTATAGGGTTTTCTTTCAAGAATTCTATTGTTTCTATAGCAGAAGCTAATGATTTTACGTGTTCTAAAAATGGAGTTTGATATACAAAATCCTCTAATCCTTTTCTCGCTAGAGGTTCATCATCAACTATTAAACATCTCATTTTCATTTAGCTGTATTTTTAAATGCACTATAAACATAGCGTTACTACATTCTATATTAAATAAGTGCTTATTTGGGTAAATTAGTTCTAACCTTCTTTTTACATTAGCTAATCCGATACCTTTACTTTCTTTATATGGTTTCTTAAGGTTTTCATTTGAAACAGTGTTTTCAACCTTAAAACTTAATGTATTATTATATTCTATTGTGGATTCGATATGTATCCAATACCCTTTACTGCTTTGTCCATGCTTAAAAGCATTTTCAACAAGAGGTAATAAAAGCATTGGGGATATTCTAAAATTCTTTTGATGATCAGGAAAAGAATACTTTACTGTAACAAGGTCTTCATGTCTTACTTTTTCTATATCTATATAATTGGTTAAATTTTCAAATTCATGTTCTAGTTCAATACTTTTTTTATTTGCTTCATATAATTGATGACTTAATATTTCTGAGAATTGAAGTAACATTTTCTTACCGCTCTTTAGATTTTTATCCAGCATGATATAAATACTATTTAAGGAATTAAAAAGAAAATGTGGATTGATTTGATTTTTTAACAAGTTCAATTCTGTTTCTAATTGCTTTTGTTCTATTTCTTTCACCGATTGATCCTTTCGATACCACTCATCTGTTAGAAATAAAGTCATTGATAAACCCAATGATAAAATAACTTCAGTTACAATAGCAATTTTTCCTGCAATGCTTGCAAAAAAATCTGATGTCGGTAAATAGATATCTATATATTTAAAATAGAATGATAAATAATAAGATGTTATAATAGTAATAATGGTAATCGCTAAGATCAGTATTAACACATAGCTAATGATCTTTTTTTTCAACAAAAATTTTGGCATTAAAACATAAAGATTGAGATAAACCAAAATAGTGTATGGGATAAAAGTAAATATATTGGTCTTTAGATTTGCCAATATATCTTTATGATAATTGAGGTCATGTACACTCCATAATAGGAGAAATAAACCCCAAAAAACAATATGCTTGATAACTTTATCGAAGTTCATAATCTATATAAATCAAGACAAATTCAAAGGTAAAAGATTTAAAATATACATTATTTTAAGAATGATCCTTGCTTAACTCTGGTTACAATACTTTTATTAATATTTGAAATATCTTTTAATGGGTTTTTATCTAACACTAAAAAACTAGCTTCATAACCTTCTTTTAACTCTCCTACTTTACGGTTAGGAAAAATAGTTTTCGTAGCATTTTCTGTCCACATTTTAAGTAATTCATGGTTGCTAAAAATATTCAGTTCATACAAAAACTGAAACTCACCAACAGAATTTCCATTGTATTGATCAGAACCTATTGCTAATGTTACGCCTTCTTGCTGTAATAACCTTAAGTTGGATGCTATATTTTTAACCAAATCTTTATAGTTTAATTTTTTTTGTCTTTTTAGAATTAGAGATACTGTGGTGACAATAGTTACTCCTCTTTCTTTAGCCAAAATAACATCTTCTTTATTAATAAGCTGCCCATTAGATATTTCAGGAAGGTGTGCTATTTCATCAACTCCTGCATTGATCGCAATATGAAAATCATATGCGGTTTCGACATGAGCACTTACTCTTAAATTGTTGGCATGAGCTTTTTTCACAATTTCCGGAACTAATTTGGGATTCAACCCTTTTCTACCAAAATATAAAGTATCATTTTTTCTTTTTTCATATTCTTCTGAATAAAGAAGGTTTAATTTGATGAAATCCGGGGAAAATGACAAGATCTTATTCCATTTATGATCTAAATCTTCCTGTTTGTTTATTTTAACATAACCATGAAACTCAATCTCTTCTATTGTATTAAACAATCCTCTAAAGTATCCATAACCAAGATGTTTTTTACGCAAACGTATTGGATGCCCCCCATTGGCAGTTAAAGGGGCATGTGCCATGCTTACATCAATACCATCTGGTTTGTTATAATGATGCATTAAAGGATCGATTCTTTTTTTTATGCTTGATAGGAGTTTAACATAAAATATTCCATTGTTCAAGTAAGATTTAATTCGTTTATCCAGTTCATGTTTGCTTTCAAGATTATGATTATGGGCTTCGGCAAATGGGGGAATCACATATTTATTTGATAAATCTACAATAGTATCAACTTCTTTTTTAGTATTCGAGAAATAGATTAAACCATCTCTAAGCCAAATCGTTTTCTTTTCAAATGTTTTTCCATTAAACCAATTACCTCCAGTAAGCTTAACAACTTGACTATCAAAATTCTTCCTTACATAGTAAGCAGTAGTATTGGCTTTTTGAGAATTACAAGAAAAACCTAAAAACACAATTAAAACAAGTGTGCATAATTTTTTCATCCTTTATGAGATCTAATTTTACTATAAAGTAATTGTATATAAATACGATATGAAAAATTAATCGCCAGGCGGAAAACAATAATAGACAGAATGTAATATATAATAGATTAGGTTTTTCAAAAAACCTTAGTCAAAAGTATCTTAAAATCAAACCCGACCTTTTCTAAACGACGATGGTGTAATACCTTCAAATTTCTTAAAGGCACCATTAAAAGAGGAAAGGCTACTAAAACCTGTATCAAAAGCAATTGATGAAATGGTATATTTATCACTTTCTGTATCTGAAAGCATTCTCTTTGCATCTTGAATTCGATAATAATTTATAAAATCATTAAAATTTCGTTTGGCATATTGATTAATAACCGAGGATGTTAGTTGTGTGGTTTTTCCTATCATGGCACTCAGTTTTGCTAGAGACACATCTGGTTCGAGATACAATTTAGCATCAATAATTAATTTTGAAATCTCATCAAATAAGAGGTTATTATTAGTTGTCTTAAACACATTACCGTCTAGATCTGTAGCTTTAAGCTGGAACGCTTTATAATTTAAAAAATAGATGATTATAGAGTATACTATAGGACCAACAATATAAGGTACTGCCTCATCTAATATGTTTAAAACATAAGATCCCCAGATGACCACAAAGCCAACAATTAAAAGATCTAACCAATTAAATATAGCACTTCGGGATTTTGTTTGTTGCTCTTGCTCGTAGTCTTTCTTTGCCCGTTTTAAAATTCTCCAGGACAAAGCGATATAAAAAGCAAAATGTAGGTATATAAAAATAAGGCCGCTCGAAAAAACAATAATAACCAGCTTACTATTTTCGTACCATTCTTTAGTCACAAATAGACTGGCAATAAAAATCAAAGCAAATGGAACAAATTCTAAAATATAATATTTGGGTAATTTAAAATTAGGGCGTGTCATCCCTAAAATATACCACCTTAAAAGTGGTCCGATTAGTAACAAAAATGCTAATCCTGCAAAAATAAATATTGGTTCTAGACCATCACCAAAATTTAACATGACTGATTTACCAATTCTAAATGCCATAAATACAAGAATTAGCCCGAGTAAAAGATTAGTCAACGTCTTTTTCTTTTTAAAAACACTTAAGTAGAAGGCAAATAATATCCCATGCAAAAGTCCTGCACTACTAACAATGACAAGTAATATATCTAAAAAACTCAATACACTATTTTTTTCAAATGTAGGGATATTTAAAATTCAAAAAAAGTACAAACCTAGTATTAGGTTTGTACTTTCAATATCACATAAATACTGCTTACCTTATAAACTTCTATATATTCTTAGATTGACTTTTTGCATATGATGTTAGATTAACAAGGCTAAAAAATCGTCCAATATTGCCTCTCATGACTGCAATAACACTATGCGACGCTATAAATTCTCTGGCCAAAGGTTTCTTCTCAACAGCCGATATTTGTTTAATTAGTGCTTTGGCTTTCTTAGTCCCACCAGTTTCATATGCAATTAATACCTTCATCGCATTTTCTTCTGCTGTGATTTTTCTATATTTAGGAGTATATCCTAGTGCTACAATCATGGTTTCAGCTAATTCCCATGTTGACCACGGGTTTTGCCCTGTCACTAAGTTTTTATCACGACTAATATTCTCTAAATACATAGCTCCTTCATTAAAACGTGCTCCTTGCTCCACTAATTTGTCTTGCAAAAAGAAAGGAAATATAGTCTCAGCATCAGGAATAAGTAATAATTCTTCATCATTAGTAAAGCTACTTACCTTTTTGTTTTCTAGCAAAGATCGGCCAGTGTCTAAAGTTACATTTACCAAAGCTGCAGGTCCGTGGCATACTGCGCCAACTACCTTATTTGATTGATATAAGTGACGTACAATATATTGAATGTCTTTATTCTCGGGGAAATCAAACATTGCTCCTTTTCCTCCTGCAAAAAAAACAGCCTCATATCTTTCTGGGTTGATATCTTTTACAGGAATACTATGTTTTACTTTATACTGGGCAATGCTATCATTTAAAAACGCATAATCGTATTTTCCCATGTCATCATCATCAATCACAACTGGGGGTTCTCCTCCTAATGGACTAGCAATATCAACTTCAAACCCATTCGCCACGAAAACGTAATAGGCACGTGACAATTCGGTTAATTCATAACCAGTACTTTTATCGGTGCTTCCCATAATAGCTGCGCTTGTCACTATAGCTAAGATTTTTCCTCGTGCGGGTTGGATATCTTCAGATAAATATGGCAAATCAGATGTTTGTGTGGCAGATACATCTATACTCATTTCCTCTATGGGTAGTAAACTTATAAACCACCAACCAAAAACAAAAAGTAAGATAATTATACTGCCAAAGACAATTAGAGTCCATTTCAAAATCGGATATTTTTTAAGCATAACATGGTTTTTTAGAATTACAGTACGAAGTAATACTAAAGTCACCTTAAAAACTGTCGAAATGATAATTCTGTCAGACTAAATTATGTTTTGAATACCTTAAACAGAATTCAGATAAGCAAAAAAAGAGATCATCTATATAGATGATCTCTTTAAGTATTCTAAAATAAATTAATTAGAATTTTAATCTCATAAAGAACGGCTTAGCATAGATATAAACCACTCGATGGTATGTAACAACATACCTTAACACCATCTACATATATAAAAGAGCCATCTCCACCACATGGACTACTTAGACCTGCGCCTCCGTCAATATTTTTTTGCTCATTTTTAGATAATTCTTTAGATCCGGTTACATTTAAAAGTGCTTTTTTCATAATTTAAAATTTTAGGTTTTAAGAATATTTTTTAAATAGAAATTCATTTAAAATTAAGGTTTTTTTATGCGGTAATCAATCACGTTAATTAAACTTTATGAATCATTTCACAAATCATCACAATTTAAAAAACCCATCACTTTGGTGATGGGTTTCTATAGGTAGAATTGGCTAATTCACTGAACATATACAGTCTATGTGACGCTACTGCTTCAATACAAATTGTATTTATCATTACCTACATTAAACTTTTACTTTGCGAGCAATTCCTTTTTAAATCCGTTATTGAATTTGACATTTTTGGTGATTTGTTCATAGAGTACTTTATCTTTAAGATTACCATCCCAATCTGCTGGAATCACTTTTCGTTTTGCCATAAAAGTATATCCATTAACGGTTTCATATTTTATTTCCATCATTAATATCCCTAATCCACTTCCTTTTACTGTAAACAAAAATCGATCTACAAGAAAAGTAGTTGGATTAATGTATAGGATAAAATCATCTTGAACTTCACCGACTCCTTTTTCAAAACCTATTTTTACTATGTTGTAATCAATCTTATTATACGTCCTATTCTGAAGTTTTTTATATATAACACCTGCATCTAATAGCTTAGGCATCATGGTAAACCAATAATAGTTGGCTTTACGCAAAAAAATAGAACTTGATACTATTCTTTGATCCGTTAATCTATTATTGTTCAATGACAACCATGAATCACCATCACTTTCATAATATTGAGTGACTATTCCTTCTTCCTTAGGTAATACAAGTAGCTTATGGGCTTTGTATTGCCCCCACGACACTTCTCCACTAAAAATATAACGCTCTATAGAGATATCACTTTTTTTAGTCTCTGGATTATAAAAATCATATGTAAACTCAACATCTTTCAGCTTTTTCAATAATTCGTAATTCCCTGTTTTAGAGACCATTTTTTCTATTAAGGCTTTAGCAGAATCACTATTTGATAGCTTAACATTTTGAGCAAAGGTCATGTTAACTAGTATGCAGGCTATGCATATCATGCGTATTTTCAATTTCATAATCTTGTAGTTTTTATAAGAATTTATCGGTTTTTTCATTTTTGTCACGGTTTTTTCGTTTTAGTCTTTTGTTTTTTCCTCCACCAAAACGGTATGAAAGTCCAAAATAAACAGATTGACTATCTCTTTTAAATTCACCTTCTTGAATAATCGTTCTATAGGCTTCAAAAGCAAATCGTTGTGTTCTAAAAATGTCATTAAAATTAACACTAAAGGTTCCTTTTCCTTTGGCAAAATTGTAACGTGCGCCAGCATTTACAAAGATGTTTTCTTTTAATTCATATTGTAATATTTTTTGTGGACCACTATAAAAAGTAAAGACCTGAAATGTTAAGTTTTTAGTAGCTTTAAAACTATTATTCAGCTTTGCGTTTAATAAAGTATTATTGACCTTTACGTTTTGACCGTCAATGACACCTTTTTGTGTTCTGGTATACACGTCAAAGCTCGAATTGAAATTCCACCATTTTGTTGGTCGGTAACTTGCCGAAAATTCGATTCCATAGGCATCATTACTATCAAAATTTGCATAATCAAGAATGAGTAGTGCTGGATTGTTTTGATCAAAATAGCCTATTCTATTAATTTCGTCTTTAATTTTTCTATAAAAGCCACCAAACGTTATATTTCCTTTGTTTATTTTTCTATTGTAATTAAGCTCAATAGAATTGGTAAACTGCGGAGTTAAGTTTGGGTTACCAACGATAACAATTTGAGGAGTACTAATCTGTCGAATAGGATTAATTTGGTTTAGTGATGGCCTATCTATTCGCCTGCTAAGACTTAATTGATATGAATTTTTTTGTTCTTCATCGGGTGTGTATTTTAAAAACCCAGAAGGGAATACATTAAAAAGATGGTCTTCAAAATTCTCCTGAACCTCCCCTATTTCATTAAACTGAGTAGTCACATTATAATCTTCTAATCGAACTCCGATATTATATTGCCATTTATTAAAATTCTGACCAAAAGTTGTATAAAATGAATAAATGTCTCTATCATAAGAAAAGTTCGAATTCATAAAATCAATACGACTTGTTTTATAAGAGTTATCTGTACGTCGTAAACGTGTTTCTACTCCAATTTCTAAGGTTGATTTATCGGTTAACGGATTAACATAATCCAGGTTTATTGTAGTATTTGTTCGTTTATCATCTACAACTTCATCATAATTGTTTACAGGTGTATTTCCTGTAAATTTAAAATCATTCGCAATATCACTTTCTAGCGTATTATAGTCTAATTCGAGTTCAATTGTATGTCCATCTTTTACAAACGAATGCAGAAAATCAACATTATAAGTAGCATTTATATTGTCTTTTGTTATGGCATCAAATTGTGTGAAGTTTGAAGGAGTATCATTAAAAAAAGTAAGTGTTTTTTTACCTTCAATATCTGCATTAAACAAATTTTGATTGGTATACACAGAAAATGTGTTTCTCTCATTGATGTAATAATCGACACCTACTTTAAATAGATGTGACGTACGACCATTATAATTTTTGGTTAATTGATTCGTTTGCTCTACGGTTCTAGTGACCGTACCATCTGTTACTTGCTCCCCAAAACGATTGCCATAACTACCATAGAAATTAGTTTTTCCTGTTCTATAATTCAGACTTAATGAATTGTTGAATCGTGCTTTTTCTCCAAAAGTTACTCCAGAACTTATGGATCCATTGAAACCCAATCGGGTACTCTTTTTTAGGATGATATTAATAATTCCACTCATGCCTTCAGGATTGTATTTTGATGAAGGATTGGTGATCAATTCTATGGTTTTAATTGATGTAGATGGTATTTGTTGTAATAGATCAGTAGCACTAATATTGGTTGGTTTTCCATCCACCAGGATACGAACATTTTCATTTCCGCGAAGCGAAATTTCACCATCCTGATTAACACTTACCGAAGGAATATTACTCATAATATCACTGGCCGAAGCACCTGCAGTAGTTAAATCTTTTCCTACATTAATTACCTTTCTATCTATTTTTTGTTCAATAGTCGAACGTTCGGTAGTAATTTCGACTCCTTCAAGAGCAACAGCTTCTTCTTCAATCAAAATAGTCCCTAGATTGATTTTGCTTTTTGATTGAGCAATAACAATACTCTTTGTAACTGTTTTATATCCAATAAACTGAACTTCAAAATTATAATTCCCATAAGGGATTTTGTCTACAACAAATACGCCTTTATCATTTGTAATCCCACCAGTAGTGATCTTTTCTCCAGATTTTACAATTACATTCACATAGGGTATTGACTCTTGTGTGTTTTGATCTAATATTTCTCCTGTAATTGTACCCGATTGTCCAAAAACACCAATCGAAATAAGGAAAAGGAATATAGATAAATGCATTCTTTTAATATCTTCCATAAGAATAGATAAGATTGTTTTCATAAAGTTCATTCTCAAAAAAATTATTGTTTGAGTGCCAAATTATAAGAAGAGTAAACCCGTATTAAAAAAAACAGACAGAAGAGGTATAAGTGATGTTATAGATTTGGTTACTGTCTATATATGGTTTTGTCTTCGGAAAATAGATTTTCGACATCACAAACTGGTAGTTTGGTACGCTATGTAAACTTGGGTTCTTTAAATTTGTACCTTTACAATGAATAGAAATAGAAAACAGCATGTTATATAAAATCCAAAGCTTTCTGGAAGCTTCAAGATTTAAGTATCTTATATTTGGACTTTTGATTTTTGTCTTTTCCGCTTCAGCCTCTAGTTGGTATTATTCTACAACCGAAGAATTACTAATCACTTATGGTATAAGGGCTATACTACAAATTGCTATGTCATATGTGATTATAGAATTTTTAATTCTACATCTTTTAAATAAGGGTAAAGTTTTGATTTTTTGGATATCGATCATAATAACGTTGCTTACTTTTTACCTTATTTGTACCTTAACATATATGCATTATTTTGAACCTACCTTTCCTACAACTTATGTAAATTATATAAAACGTTTTACTGACACTTCTCTATTGGGTAGATTCACAAACATAGGCGAGTTTATATCAAAATCACTGTATTTACTATATCCAACATTCTTAATCCTGGTATTAAAACTTTATACAGAAAAGCAACGCTTATTGAAATTAAATGAGCAGAAAAAAACAACAGAACTTGCTGCTCTAAAAAATCAATTAAACCCTCACTTTTTATTTAATACATTAAATAATTTACACGCATTAGCTTTAAAAAAGTCTGATGATACCACCAAAGTAATTCAAAAACTTTCTAATATCCTGGATTATATCTTATATCGCTGTAATGAAAATTATGTATCATTAGATAAAGAAATTGATTTAATCGAGAACTATTTATCTTTAGAAAAAATCCGTTATGCGGATAGAGTAAAAATCTCTTTTAGTAAGAATGTAACGGGACAGGAAAAAATTGCTCCTTTATTATTGCTCACATTTATCGAAAATGCATTTAAGCACGGTGTTAAAGAAGAAATAAATCAAGCTAGTATCGAAATTAATATCTCTAAAAAGGGAGAGCAGTTAGTTTTTAATGTAAAAAATAGCAAACCTACAGGAATTGGTATTTCTATAAATAAAGACTCTATAGGTCTTAAAAACATAAAAAAACAGCTAGAATTATTGTATCCAAAAGCATATGATTTGATTATTGAAAACAAATCAAATTCATTTTCTGCTAATCTAAAATTAGATATTATATGAGCTATACCTGTTTAGTTGTAGATGATGAACCTTTAGCTAGAGAATTAATTGAAACCTATCTACATAAACTTCCTGATTTTGAATTGATTGCTTCCTGCTCTAGTGCTATTGAAGCCAGTTCGATATTAAGTACTACAAAAATTGATTTACTTTTCTTAGATATTGAAATGCCAGTATTAAAAGGAACCGATTTTTTTAAAAACCTTGTGTATAAACCTCAAGTAATTTTTACTACTGCGTATCGTGATTATGCAGTAGACGGGTTTGAGTTAAATGCTGTAGATTATTTGTTGAAGCCCATATTTTTTGAACGTTTTTTCTTAGCTATCCAGAAGTTTTTAGAACAGGAAAAAAAGTCTATATCATATGACTCTCCAGAAAATACTACACATAAGAAAATAGATTTTGTTTTTGTAAATAAAGCAAAAAAACAAATAAAAGTACTTTTTGATGATGTTTTATATATTGAAAGCTTAAAGGATTATATTAAAATTCATATAGAAAATAAAACTCTGGTTATAAAAGAGAGTATCTCTAACTTTGAAAAACGCATCGATTCCCGATTTGTTCGTATTCATCGTTCATATATTGTGAATCAGGAAAAAATTACGGCTTACACCAAAAATGATGTAGAAATTGGTGAAATTGAAATTCCGATAGGGAACAGTTACAAGGATAATATGTCTAGTTTTTCAAATAATTCGTGATCAAAATAAACCATTCTCATGCATTACACTTCCTCTTGCTCATTTGATTACGTTCAATAAGGCTATTCATCCCTATAATAAACAGAAGAACAACCTCTAACCAGTATTCTGAAAACTTATTTTTTTAATTCCTCTAGTACGAAAAATGGGTTTTTATTGAAAGCTTTCCAATCATCCTTTAGTTCTTTATACAACAAATCAATTTCGGTGAAATCAATTTTTAAATCATCTTCTGATTTTTTGAGTTCCAGGATATACTCCATAAGTTCATAACAGAGCGTAAATTGGCCACAAGCGATTAGTGTATCCATTCTATTTTTGGCAATATCCTTTTTATCCCACCATAATGTTGTTGGTGTTTCGGATGCTGTTAATCCAACACTCATTAACAATTTGCTGGGTGCAGGTTTAATATCCTTATTATAATTTGGTTTATCACCAGAATAAGGTGTCTTTTTACCATTTAGCTTGTACACTGTAGTAGTTATACGTTTGTTTTGAAGTGAATATTTAGAATAAAATAAATCATAATTAAGTCTGCGCATTTGCTTTAAGAAGACGTCATTGATCATTTTTACTGCAGATGTTAGTCGATTCGTAAGCATCTGTTGTGCCAATCCAATATCTAATTTTTTAAAACTCAGGATGTCGTCTACAAGTGGTTCTGGCACATTTTTTTTAAAAAGAGATGCCATCTTAGTTTTAAAAAATTTCAGTACAACCGAGGCAAATCCACCCAATATAGTTAGCGTTAAACCAATACCAATTAATATGCTGCCAATGATATAAATTGCAGGCCAGCCACAATCATCACAATTGTTGAAAATTTTCATTGAATTTAAAACAACCATAATTACTCCTAATAAAAGAAGT
Proteins encoded:
- a CDS encoding TonB-dependent receptor domain-containing protein, translating into MKTILSILMEDIKRMHLSIFLFLISIGVFGQSGTITGEILDQNTQESIPYVNVIVKSGEKITTGGITNDKGVFVVDKIPYGNYNFEVQFIGYKTVTKSIVIAQSKSKINLGTILIEEEAVALEGVEITTERSTIEQKIDRKVINVGKDLTTAGASASDIMSNIPSVSVNQDGEISLRGNENVRILVDGKPTNISATDLLQQIPSTSIKTIELITNPSSKYNPEGMSGIINIILKKSTRLGFNGSISSGVTFGEKARFNNSLSLNYRTGKTNFYGSYGNRFGEQVTDGTVTRTVEQTNQLTKNYNGRTSHLFKVGVDYYINERNTFSVYTNQNLFNADIEGKKTLTFFNDTPSNFTQFDAITKDNINATYNVDFLHSFVKDGHTIELELDYNTLESDIANDFKFTGNTPVNNYDEVVDDKRTNTTINLDYVNPLTDKSTLEIGVETRLRRTDNSYKTSRIDFMNSNFSYDRDIYSFYTTFGQNFNKWQYNIGVRLEDYNVTTQFNEIGEVQENFEDHLFNVFPSGFLKYTPDEEQKNSYQLSLSRRIDRPSLNQINPIRQISTPQIVIVGNPNLTPQFTNSIELNYNRKINKGNITFGGFYRKIKDEINRIGYFDQNNPALLILDYANFDSNDAYGIEFSASYRPTKWWNFNSSFDVYTRTQKGVIDGQNVKVNNTLLNAKLNNSFKATKNLTFQVFTFYSGPQKILQYELKENIFVNAGARYNFAKGKGTFSVNFNDIFRTQRFAFEAYRTIIQEGEFKRDSQSVYFGLSYRFGGGKNKRLKRKNRDKNEKTDKFL
- a CDS encoding sensor histidine kinase — translated: MLYKIQSFLEASRFKYLIFGLLIFVFSASASSWYYSTTEELLITYGIRAILQIAMSYVIIEFLILHLLNKGKVLIFWISIIITLLTFYLICTLTYMHYFEPTFPTTYVNYIKRFTDTSLLGRFTNIGEFISKSLYLLYPTFLILVLKLYTEKQRLLKLNEQKKTTELAALKNQLNPHFLFNTLNNLHALALKKSDDTTKVIQKLSNILDYILYRCNENYVSLDKEIDLIENYLSLEKIRYADRVKISFSKNVTGQEKIAPLLLLTFIENAFKHGVKEEINQASIEINISKKGEQLVFNVKNSKPTGIGISINKDSIGLKNIKKQLELLYPKAYDLIIENKSNSFSANLKLDII
- a CDS encoding LytTR family DNA-binding domain-containing protein, with the translated sequence MSYTCLVVDDEPLARELIETYLHKLPDFELIASCSSAIEASSILSTTKIDLLFLDIEMPVLKGTDFFKNLVYKPQVIFTTAYRDYAVDGFELNAVDYLLKPIFFERFFLAIQKFLEQEKKSISYDSPENTTHKKIDFVFVNKAKKQIKVLFDDVLYIESLKDYIKIHIENKTLVIKESISNFEKRIDSRFVRIHRSYIVNQEKITAYTKNDVEIGEIEIPIGNSYKDNMSSFSNNS